A region of Subdoligranulum variabile DNA encodes the following proteins:
- a CDS encoding HdeD family acid-resistance protein → MKNNRHSIDRNLMNLILCIGEIVIGALLLINPVAFTSAVLVALGVILVLLGGARLTGYFRAAPEVAAQSGGLVTGLSFLLAGLFCIFRWEWFVLTFPILTVVYGVLTLANGINKLQWAVDALRLGQKYWYLAMIGAGLTLVFGGLIVFNPFTTTAVLWTFIGISLIIEAVLDILCFVFGKK, encoded by the coding sequence ATGAAAAACAATCGTCATTCCATCGACCGCAACCTGATGAACCTGATCCTCTGCATTGGCGAGATCGTCATCGGTGCCTTGCTGCTCATCAACCCCGTCGCCTTCACCTCTGCCGTCCTGGTGGCGCTGGGGGTCATCCTCGTCCTGCTGGGCGGTGCCCGCCTGACGGGCTATTTCCGCGCCGCCCCCGAGGTGGCCGCCCAGAGCGGCGGTCTGGTCACCGGGCTGAGCTTTCTGCTGGCGGGCCTGTTCTGCATCTTCCGATGGGAATGGTTTGTCCTCACCTTTCCCATCCTGACGGTGGTCTACGGGGTGCTCACCCTGGCCAACGGCATCAACAAACTCCAGTGGGCCGTGGACGCCCTGCGGCTGGGCCAGAAATACTGGTATCTGGCCATGATCGGCGCCGGTCTGACGCTGGTCTTCGGAGGGCTGATTGTCTTCAACCCCTTCACCACCACCGCGGTGCTGTGGACCTTCATCGGTATCTCGCTGATCATCGAGGCAGTGCTGGACATCCTCTGTTTCGTATTCGGGAAAAAATAA
- a CDS encoding metal-dependent transcriptional regulator — protein MKIHESAEDYLEKILMLQEQKGSVRSIDIAVAMGFSKPSVSVAMKNLRENGYISVDGDGYIHLEEPGMVIARRIYDRHRKLTQFFVALGVDPEVAAHDACKIEHDLSEETYSKMIAFAQRETMQS, from the coding sequence ATGAAGATTCATGAATCGGCGGAAGACTATCTGGAAAAGATCCTCATGCTCCAGGAGCAGAAAGGCTCGGTGCGTTCCATCGACATTGCCGTGGCGATGGGATTCTCCAAGCCCAGCGTCAGCGTGGCCATGAAGAATCTGCGGGAAAACGGCTATATCTCGGTGGATGGCGACGGCTACATCCACCTGGAAGAGCCCGGCATGGTCATTGCCCGGCGCATCTATGACCGGCACCGCAAGCTGACCCAGTTCTTTGTGGCGCTGGGGGTGGATCCCGAGGTGGCCGCCCACGATGCCTGTAAGATCGAACATGATCTCAGCGAGGAAACCTACAGCAAGATGATCGCCTTTGCCCAGCGCGAGACGATGCAGTCCTGA
- a CDS encoding MATE family efflux transporter: MEKNELFASVPVPVALRQMIVPAAVSQIIVLIYNMADTFYIGRTNDPYMLAGASLILPVFNMLLCLSSLAGIGGGTLISRLLGSGEEEEARKVSAFSFWLAVALSLAFSLGLGCFMTPALRFLGAGDNIFLYARQYSFCVIVLGAVPTVLSNVMAHLVRSVGMSREAGFGITLGAVLNIALDPVFMYLILPDGQQVLGVGIATLLSNCVACVYFLVILWQIRQHTVLTADPRGGLPCGRNIAAVFGVGIPSAVASLLFDLDYVVIDKLMVSYSEVALAAIGIVLKVERLPLNVGIGICQGMVPLVAYNCASGNEKRMNQVIRLSLATGLVVAAASILLYELFTPWIVRVFISDAPTVALATTFLRIRILATPLMFLSFFTVYIFQGFGNGRISLFLGVVRWAVFNIPMLYLLNFCIGMYGIVWSQIVADVLTVLLSVYVYRTRRPAFAV, encoded by the coding sequence ATGGAAAAAAATGAACTCTTTGCCTCGGTGCCGGTGCCGGTGGCTTTGCGGCAGATGATCGTGCCTGCCGCCGTCAGCCAGATCATCGTGCTGATCTACAACATGGCCGATACTTTTTATATCGGCCGCACCAACGACCCCTACATGCTGGCGGGGGCGTCGCTGATTTTGCCGGTCTTCAACATGCTGCTCTGCCTGTCCTCCCTGGCGGGCATCGGCGGCGGGACGCTGATCTCCCGGCTGCTGGGCAGCGGGGAGGAAGAGGAGGCCCGCAAGGTCAGCGCCTTCAGCTTCTGGCTGGCGGTGGCCCTGTCGCTGGCCTTCTCCCTGGGGCTGGGCTGCTTCATGACGCCGGCGCTGCGGTTCCTGGGGGCGGGGGACAACATCTTCCTCTACGCCCGGCAGTATTCCTTCTGCGTCATCGTGCTGGGGGCGGTGCCCACGGTGCTCTCCAACGTTATGGCCCACCTGGTGCGCAGCGTGGGCATGTCCCGGGAGGCCGGCTTCGGCATCACTCTGGGGGCGGTGCTCAACATCGCCCTGGACCCGGTGTTCATGTACCTGATCCTGCCCGACGGCCAGCAGGTGCTGGGGGTGGGCATTGCCACGCTGCTCTCCAACTGTGTGGCCTGCGTCTACTTCCTGGTGATCCTCTGGCAGATCCGGCAGCATACCGTCCTCACCGCCGACCCCCGGGGCGGCCTGCCCTGCGGGCGGAACATCGCCGCGGTCTTCGGTGTGGGCATCCCCTCGGCGGTGGCCAGCCTGCTGTTTGATCTGGACTATGTGGTCATCGACAAACTCATGGTCTCCTACAGCGAGGTGGCCCTGGCGGCCATCGGCATTGTCCTCAAGGTGGAACGGCTGCCCCTCAACGTGGGCATCGGCATCTGCCAGGGCATGGTGCCGCTGGTGGCCTACAACTGTGCCTCGGGCAACGAAAAGCGGATGAACCAGGTCATCCGGCTCTCCCTGGCCACCGGACTGGTGGTGGCTGCCGCCAGCATCCTGCTGTATGAACTCTTCACCCCCTGGATCGTCCGGGTCTTCATCTCGGACGCCCCCACCGTGGCGCTGGCCACTACCTTCCTGCGCATCCGCATCCTGGCCACGCCCCTGATGTTCCTGAGCTTCTTCACCGTCTACATCTTCCAGGGCTTCGGCAACGGACGAATCTCCCTCTTCCTGGGCGTGGTGCGGTGGGCGGTGTTCAACATCCCCATGCTCTATCTTTTGAATTTCTGCATCGGTATGTACGGCATCGTCTGGTCCCAGATCGTGGCCGACGTGCTCACGGTGCTGCTCTCGGTCTATGTCTACCGGACCCGGCGGCCCGCTTTTGCCGTCTGA
- a CDS encoding helix-turn-helix transcriptional regulator yields MKCANEFAFFLKVLERSGIGSREFTLPADTDLEIDAGLRRQLGVTPSVFAGCQMFFPHMEAGSVYHVTDCFYLHYLFFLLPDTPRCMVIGPYLSLRPSGQQILETAERYDLPPARAHLLEEFYPTLPRIADNSTFYAMLYSLCELLYGRQAEVRPISLEDELSPAALSVPTREADLPAAMQRLEMRYQLEDAMLQAVADGDRARLHQLLHDADLNVAVEHRLADPVRNIKNYCIVLNTVLRKAAQRGGVHPIYLDDLSRTCAARIEQLPTTGAAQRLVQEIADQYCLLVQRHSTQGYTEPVQTAMLYVRQHLAEPLSLRTVAGALDCNASYFSARFKKETGHTLTGFILQERMRLAISLLLSTRLQVQTIAQHCGFLDVNYFSRIFRQTTGCSPSEYRKTGRALQL; encoded by the coding sequence ATGAAGTGTGCAAATGAGTTTGCTTTTTTCCTGAAAGTGCTGGAAAGATCCGGCATCGGCAGCCGGGAATTCACGCTGCCCGCCGATACCGACCTGGAGATCGACGCCGGGCTGCGCCGTCAGCTGGGGGTGACACCCTCGGTATTTGCAGGATGCCAGATGTTTTTCCCCCACATGGAGGCAGGCTCGGTCTACCATGTCACCGATTGCTTTTATCTGCACTATCTGTTTTTTCTGCTGCCCGACACGCCCCGCTGCATGGTGATCGGGCCGTATCTCTCCCTTCGGCCTTCGGGACAGCAGATCCTGGAAACGGCAGAACGGTATGACCTGCCGCCGGCCCGGGCGCATCTGCTGGAAGAGTTCTACCCCACCCTGCCCCGGATCGCCGACAACAGTACCTTCTACGCCATGCTCTACAGTCTGTGCGAGCTGCTGTACGGCCGCCAGGCCGAGGTGCGTCCCATCAGTCTGGAGGATGAGCTCTCCCCCGCCGCCCTGTCGGTGCCCACCCGGGAGGCCGATCTGCCCGCCGCCATGCAGCGGCTGGAGATGCGCTACCAACTGGAAGATGCCATGCTGCAGGCGGTGGCCGATGGGGATCGCGCCCGGCTGCATCAGCTGCTCCACGACGCCGACCTGAATGTGGCGGTGGAACACCGGCTGGCCGATCCGGTGCGCAACATCAAAAACTACTGCATCGTCCTCAACACTGTACTGCGCAAGGCCGCCCAGCGGGGCGGGGTGCATCCCATCTATCTGGATGATCTGTCCCGCACCTGCGCGGCCCGCATCGAGCAGCTGCCCACCACCGGCGCTGCCCAGCGGCTGGTGCAGGAGATCGCCGACCAGTACTGTCTGCTGGTGCAGCGCCACAGCACCCAGGGGTACACCGAACCGGTGCAGACAGCCATGCTCTATGTGCGCCAGCATCTGGCCGAACCGTTGAGCCTGCGCACCGTGGCCGGCGCCCTGGACTGCAACGCCAGCTATTTTTCCGCCCGCTTCAAAAAAGAGACGGGGCATACCCTGACCGGATTCATCCTTCAGGAGCGGATGCGGCTGGCGATCAGCCTGCTGCTCAGCACCCGGCTGCAGGTCCAGACTATCGCCCAGCATTGCGGTTTTCTGGATGTGAACTATTTTTCCCGCATTTTCCGCCAGACCACCGGCTGCAGCCCCAGCGAGTACCGCAAAACCGGCCGTGCCCTCCAGCTGTGA